The following proteins are co-located in the Komagataeibacter sp. FNDCF1 genome:
- a CDS encoding LysR family transcriptional regulator, producing the protein MDLLSALHSFVRVAATGSFSAVSRETGASQPTISRHIALLEAHYGATLFARTTRSLMMTEDGRSLLPHAYEVLEILETAETALGRRRASVSGLVRLGVTTAFGLYLTSRLNCLLEEHPDLSVELVMRDGFGDLVEEGLDLAVRIGSIAEGSLIARRLGSVHRCVIASTDYLARRGTPEHPRDLLNHPCIAYSYGGSRHDWQFTRRGEGETAVAASGPFRANSSEAVLQAVRAGLGIGMLPTFQVEEDIAAGKLKHLLPEWTIPELPFYAVHTGPRTLPLRTRTVLDFLIEISNVLRQG; encoded by the coding sequence ATGGATCTGCTTTCTGCCCTGCACAGCTTTGTCCGTGTGGCTGCCACGGGCTCGTTCTCCGCAGTCTCGCGTGAGACGGGAGCGAGCCAGCCAACCATCTCGCGTCATATTGCCCTGCTGGAAGCCCATTACGGCGCAACACTGTTCGCCCGTACCACGCGCAGCCTCATGATGACGGAAGACGGGCGCAGCCTGCTGCCCCATGCCTATGAAGTGCTGGAAATCCTGGAAACGGCGGAAACGGCGCTGGGCCGTCGGCGGGCTTCGGTTTCCGGGCTGGTGCGGCTGGGTGTAACCACGGCGTTCGGCCTTTATCTGACCAGTCGGCTGAACTGCCTGCTGGAAGAACATCCCGACCTGTCGGTCGAACTGGTCATGCGCGACGGTTTTGGCGACCTGGTAGAAGAAGGGCTGGATCTGGCCGTAAGGATCGGTTCGATTGCCGAAGGCTCACTGATCGCACGCCGGCTCGGGTCGGTGCATCGCTGTGTCATTGCCTCGACCGACTACCTTGCGCGTCGTGGTACGCCCGAACATCCGCGTGACCTGCTCAACCACCCATGCATCGCCTACAGCTATGGTGGCTCACGCCATGACTGGCAGTTTACCCGCAGGGGTGAAGGCGAGACGGCGGTGGCGGCCAGCGGTCCCTTTCGCGCCAATAGCAGTGAGGCGGTGCTGCAGGCGGTCCGGGCGGGACTCGGTATTGGCATGCTTCCCACCTTCCAGGTAGAGGAAGACATCGCGGCCGGGAAGCTGAAGCATCTGCTGCCGGAATGGACGATTCCGGAACTGCCTTTTTATGCCGTGCATACTGGCCCGCGCACCCTGCCGCTGCGCACGCGCACGGTGCTTGATTTCCTGATCGAGATTTCGAACGTACTGCGCCAGGGCTGA
- a CDS encoding AAA family ATPase, with protein MKPLYPGLMERLVPFIMVIFLVLGSFQAAMALHLSLASLRHFMEWCAPAYPVVAAASALLAVAGLWFENRAEKLARKGIRRRRGWIMDVLARLTNRSALEEMLAREQKETVIDAEELAASLRARVIGQDQVCEDVATQLRRRLALQVRGKPVGIFLLAGPPGTGKTYLAKQLARQLDRPLLNFDMTQMSSPHAATQLFGSPKGYVGSDTYGKLTGGLKEKPDAVVLLDEIEKAHPDVFKKFLTAWNDGHVTEASTGQQISTVRCIFILTSNIATDALSEIADRLADEPDKMRAESVEALRQAGFAPEVLNRLDRIFVFRPLEGLDIARVSALEIEAMIDSYGLKVETGGIDPALLFEVMRRQDRMGPAASARDLARSIEDMISDSLITARQQGAKLVRVVSNEDGIVAEIADQDKDAQRARISS; from the coding sequence ATGAAACCGCTCTATCCGGGACTGATGGAACGGCTGGTCCCCTTCATCATGGTCATTTTCCTGGTGCTGGGCAGCTTTCAGGCAGCCATGGCGTTGCATCTTTCGCTCGCCAGCCTGCGGCATTTCATGGAATGGTGTGCCCCGGCCTATCCGGTCGTGGCAGCGGCCAGCGCCCTGCTGGCGGTGGCCGGGCTGTGGTTTGAGAACCGGGCCGAAAAACTGGCCCGCAAGGGGATCCGACGCAGACGGGGATGGATAATGGACGTACTCGCCAGGCTGACCAATCGCAGCGCGCTGGAGGAAATGCTGGCGCGCGAACAGAAAGAAACCGTGATCGACGCGGAGGAACTGGCCGCAAGCCTGCGCGCGCGCGTGATCGGACAGGACCAGGTATGCGAGGACGTGGCGACCCAGCTGCGCCGCCGCCTGGCGCTGCAGGTGCGCGGCAAGCCGGTCGGGATCTTCCTCCTTGCCGGGCCGCCGGGCACGGGCAAGACCTATCTGGCCAAGCAGCTGGCCCGCCAGCTTGACCGCCCGCTGCTCAACTTCGACATGACGCAGATGAGTTCCCCCCATGCCGCGACCCAGCTGTTCGGCTCGCCCAAGGGGTATGTGGGATCGGATACCTACGGCAAGCTGACCGGCGGCCTGAAGGAAAAGCCTGACGCGGTCGTGCTGCTGGACGAGATCGAGAAGGCGCACCCCGATGTCTTCAAGAAATTCCTGACCGCATGGAACGATGGCCACGTGACCGAGGCCTCGACGGGGCAGCAGATCTCCACCGTGCGCTGCATCTTCATCCTGACATCGAACATCGCCACCGATGCGCTGTCCGAAATCGCGGACCGGCTGGCGGATGAGCCCGACAAGATGCGCGCCGAGTCGGTCGAGGCGCTGCGCCAGGCGGGCTTTGCACCGGAAGTGCTGAACCGGCTGGACCGCATTTTCGTCTTCCGGCCGCTGGAGGGGCTGGACATCGCCCGTGTCTCGGCGCTCGAGATCGAGGCGATGATCGACAGCTATGGCCTGAAGGTGGAAACCGGCGGCATCGACCCCGCCCTGCTGTTCGAGGTCATGCGCCGCCAGGACCGCATGGGCCCGGCCGCCAGTGCACGCGACCTGGCCCGCTCCATCGAGGACATGATCAGCGATTCCCTCATCACCGCCCGCCAGCAGGGTGCCAAGCTGGTGCGCGTCGTCTCGAACGAGGACGGGATCGTGGCCGAAATCGCGGACCAGGACAAAGACGCCCAGCGCGCGCGGATCAGTTCCTGA
- the rimP gene encoding ribosome maturation factor RimP: protein MDADLPFLTGLDARIAAMVAPALADMGYDLVRVAVLGRESPTVQIMADRADGTLIAIEDCEQISHAVGAILDVEDPLPGAWTLEVSSAGIDRPLTRARDWERFAGHLARAEMNMPIEGRKRFAGIVLGARDGHGLMRLDDGTEVALPFAEMRKARLVLTDELIEASARMMQPDAASEENGPGDGPGREDEHSPEGAAPAGTRRPGVRPGRRPARKAN, encoded by the coding sequence TTGGACGCTGATCTTCCTTTCCTGACGGGCCTTGATGCCCGCATTGCCGCGATGGTCGCCCCCGCGCTGGCCGACATGGGGTATGACCTCGTGCGCGTGGCGGTGCTGGGGCGTGAATCCCCCACGGTCCAGATCATGGCCGACCGGGCCGACGGTACGCTCATCGCCATTGAGGACTGTGAGCAGATCAGCCATGCGGTCGGTGCCATCCTGGATGTGGAAGATCCGCTGCCCGGGGCGTGGACGCTGGAAGTTTCCTCGGCCGGAATTGACCGGCCGCTGACCCGCGCCAGGGACTGGGAGCGTTTTGCCGGACACCTTGCCCGTGCCGAGATGAACATGCCCATCGAGGGCCGCAAGCGCTTTGCCGGAATCGTGCTGGGCGCGCGTGATGGCCATGGCCTGATGCGGCTTGATGATGGAACCGAGGTTGCGCTGCCTTTTGCCGAAATGCGCAAGGCGCGCCTTGTCCTGACGGACGAACTGATCGAGGCAAGCGCCCGGATGATGCAGCCGGACGCCGCCAGTGAGGAAAATGGGCCTGGAGACGGTCCCGGACGGGAAGATGAGCACTCCCCCGAAGGGGCCGCCCCGGCCGGAACGCGCAGGCCCGGCGTCAGGCCGGGCCGCAGGCCGGCCCGCAAGGCAAACTGA
- the nusA gene encoding transcription termination factor NusA — translation MDTSVARPELLLVADAVAREKSIDREEVLEAMEQAIQKAGRAKYGHEKDIRATIDRKTGDVRLSRWTEAVEAVENEETQIPLYIARKFKPEIQLGEYLIDPLPPIDFGRIAAQTAKQVIVQRVREYERRRQFNDFKDRVGEIINGTVKRTEYGNLLVEIGDAEALLRRDELIPRESFRNSDRVRAYIYDVRDEPRGPQIFLSRTHPAFLAKLFAQEVPEIYDGIIEIKAVARDPGSRAKMAVISRDAAIDPVGACVGVRGRRVQEVVKELQGEKIDIIPWSPQAATFVVNALAPAEVSKVVMDEEAGRVEVVVPDDQLSLAIGRRGQNVRLASQLTRWDIDILTEAEESERRQEEFRRRSGQFVSSLDVDDVIAGLLVTEGFHSVEELAFADPEELANIEGFDEDVAGELVLRAERHLAHQEEQLDEKRRELGVSDDIAVLGVFTNQMLVTLGEKGVKTLDDLADLAGDELVEILGSDAIDEDAANEIIMAARAHWFEGDETGDAKAETGETSDV, via the coding sequence ATGGATACGTCCGTTGCCCGTCCCGAACTGCTGCTGGTGGCTGATGCCGTAGCGCGGGAAAAGTCGATTGACCGCGAGGAAGTGCTCGAAGCGATGGAGCAGGCCATCCAGAAGGCCGGTCGCGCCAAGTACGGTCATGAAAAGGATATCCGCGCCACCATCGACCGCAAGACCGGCGATGTCCGCCTCTCTCGCTGGACCGAAGCGGTCGAGGCGGTGGAGAACGAGGAAACCCAGATCCCGCTCTACATCGCGCGCAAGTTCAAGCCCGAGATCCAGCTGGGCGAATACCTGATCGACCCGCTGCCGCCCATCGACTTCGGTCGGATTGCGGCGCAGACGGCCAAGCAGGTCATTGTCCAGCGCGTGCGTGAATACGAGCGCCGCCGCCAGTTCAATGACTTCAAGGACCGCGTGGGCGAGATCATCAACGGTACCGTCAAGCGCACGGAATATGGCAACCTGCTGGTTGAAATCGGCGATGCCGAAGCCCTGCTGCGCCGTGATGAGCTGATCCCGCGTGAGAGCTTCCGCAATTCCGACCGCGTGCGCGCCTACATCTATGATGTGCGTGACGAACCGCGCGGCCCGCAGATTTTCCTCTCGCGCACGCATCCGGCCTTCCTCGCCAAGCTGTTCGCGCAGGAAGTGCCCGAGATCTACGATGGCATCATCGAGATCAAGGCCGTGGCGCGCGACCCCGGTTCGCGCGCCAAGATGGCCGTCATCTCGCGTGATGCCGCCATCGACCCGGTCGGCGCCTGTGTTGGCGTGCGCGGCCGGCGCGTGCAGGAAGTGGTCAAGGAACTTCAGGGCGAGAAGATCGATATCATCCCATGGAGCCCGCAGGCCGCGACCTTTGTCGTCAATGCCCTTGCCCCGGCTGAAGTCAGCAAGGTGGTGATGGACGAGGAAGCGGGTCGGGTGGAGGTTGTCGTCCCCGATGACCAGCTCAGCCTTGCCATCGGGCGCCGCGGGCAGAATGTCCGTCTGGCCAGTCAGTTGACGCGCTGGGACATCGACATCCTGACCGAAGCCGAGGAATCGGAGCGCAGGCAGGAAGAATTCCGTCGCCGCAGCGGCCAGTTCGTCAGCTCGCTGGATGTTGATGATGTGATTGCCGGGCTTCTGGTGACCGAAGGTTTCCATTCCGTCGAGGAACTGGCCTTTGCCGACCCCGAGGAACTGGCGAACATCGAAGGCTTTGATGAGGATGTGGCCGGTGAGCTCGTCCTGCGTGCCGAGCGGCATCTCGCCCACCAGGAAGAGCAGCTGGATGAAAAGCGCCGTGAACTTGGTGTCAGTGACGATATCGCGGTGCTGGGCGTGTTCACCAACCAGATGCTGGTGACGCTGGGTGAAAAGGGCGTGAAGACGCTTGATGATCTGGCCGACCTGGCAGGTGACGAACTGGTCGAGATCCTTGGCAGCGATGCCATAGACGAGGATGCGGCCAACGAAATCATCATGGCGGCCCGTGCCCACTGGTTTGAAGGCGACGAGACGGGTGATGCAAAGGCCGAAACAGGGGAGACGTCCGACGTCTGA
- a CDS encoding RNA-binding protein: MAEEERGPLRRCAVTRVRLPREQMIRFVISPDGVVIPDLSARLPGRGIWLSARADVLETARTRGVFARAARGRVVIHPDLTHLVADGLLRRMMDVVGLARRAGQIVCGFAKVREWVVGGRAGLVIQAADGSPDERKRVLSGARDLPVTVVPTASGLGAAFGRDHVVHAAMLHGELARRFRIESERFAGLSGRAGPNSAECSAGRCEQAGT; this comes from the coding sequence ATGGCGGAAGAGGAGCGTGGCCCGCTCCGCCGCTGCGCCGTTACCCGTGTCCGGCTGCCCAGGGAGCAAATGATCAGATTCGTCATTTCCCCTGATGGAGTCGTGATCCCTGATCTTTCCGCACGTCTGCCCGGACGGGGAATTTGGTTGAGCGCACGTGCGGATGTGTTAGAAACAGCACGCACACGTGGCGTATTTGCCCGTGCGGCAAGGGGAAGGGTTGTTATTCACCCTGACCTGACCCATCTTGTAGCGGATGGGCTGCTGCGGCGCATGATGGATGTCGTAGGGCTGGCACGGCGGGCCGGACAGATTGTCTGCGGGTTCGCCAAGGTGCGTGAGTGGGTTGTGGGCGGTCGTGCCGGTCTGGTCATCCAGGCGGCCGATGGCAGTCCCGACGAGAGGAAGAGAGTTTTGTCTGGTGCACGGGACCTGCCGGTTACGGTTGTTCCTACGGCATCGGGTCTGGGTGCGGCATTTGGCCGTGACCATGTTGTTCATGCAGCGATGCTGCATGGTGAACTGGCACGCCGTTTCCGTATCGAGAGTGAACGTTTTGCGGGCCTGTCCGGCAGGGCTGGCCCGAATTCGGCGGAGTGTTCCGCCGGACGGTGTGAACAGGCGGGTACATGA
- the infB gene encoding translation initiation factor IF-2, producing the protein MSEGNDQDQGKGRLSLRPAGRREVGRTVDAGSVRQSFSHGRSKVVQVEVRKKRGAGAAGNGSGPAGGRAGGRGGRALTAAELATRQRVLEEQRNAAIQREKEAREQEKITILSAAEEARRQEEENARRAEEEAQAKADAAAEEEARRREAQGAARATPPAAEAEPPGPVVSSVPIPGEVTLAPPMQRLRPLAERAIMPAQPVRPSRPATGGGAARPAGAAGATAGAGETLRLRGGRAEGGEEERRPSRRPGSATPSRRPSGGAKKNSDSRRAGRIDVQAAIEGDDDKTRSLASVRRQRERERRQAELERLRSDQVRVVRDVVLPETITVQELANRMAARQGEVIKALMKMGVMATVTQSLDADTAELIVQEFGHRVRRVSDSDVEIGIEGIEDRPEDLKPRPPVVTVMGHVDHGKTSLLDALRTTDVANGEAGGITQHIGAYQVTLASGSRITFIDTPGHEAFTAMRARGASVTDVVVLVVAADDGVMPQTIEAIKHAKAADAPIIVAINKCDKPGANPDRVRQELLNHEIVVESMGGDTQDVEVSALKRTGLGKLEEAILLQAEILDLKANPDRVAEGSVIESRLDRGRGPVATVLVQKGTLRRSDIVVAGAEWGRVRAMIDDRNRQLAEAGPSMPVEILGITGVPGAGEPFVVVENENRAREISEFRQRVIKDRMAAGQTAARGTLDQMLARIQAGAQKEVAVLIKADVQGSAEALEATVQKLEHEEVKIRVLNATVGQITESDVQLAKASGAIIVAFNVRATAQARELAQREGVDIRYYSIIYQVADDVEQLVRGKIAPKHREKFLGYAEIRKVFEITKVGKVAGCYVTEGVVKRGCGVRLLRDNVVIHEGDLSQLKRFKDDVKEVARGYECGLSFAGYNDLREGDVVECYEMELVPA; encoded by the coding sequence ATGAGCGAAGGCAACGATCAGGATCAGGGTAAGGGACGCTTGTCCCTGCGGCCGGCGGGCCGGAGGGAAGTCGGACGGACGGTGGATGCCGGCTCCGTACGGCAGAGCTTCAGCCATGGTCGATCAAAGGTGGTTCAGGTCGAGGTGCGCAAGAAGCGCGGGGCCGGGGCCGCAGGTAACGGATCGGGGCCGGCTGGCGGTCGCGCCGGTGGCCGGGGCGGGCGCGCCCTGACGGCAGCGGAGCTGGCGACCCGCCAGCGCGTGCTGGAAGAGCAGCGCAACGCTGCCATCCAGCGTGAGAAGGAAGCCCGCGAGCAGGAGAAGATCACCATTCTCTCCGCTGCGGAAGAAGCTCGCCGCCAGGAAGAGGAAAATGCCCGCCGTGCCGAAGAAGAGGCACAGGCGAAGGCAGACGCCGCGGCAGAGGAAGAAGCCCGCAGGCGGGAAGCCCAGGGCGCGGCACGAGCCACTCCTCCCGCAGCCGAGGCGGAGCCGCCCGGTCCTGTCGTGTCGTCCGTGCCCATTCCGGGTGAGGTCACGCTCGCGCCGCCAATGCAGCGCCTGCGTCCGCTGGCCGAACGTGCGATCATGCCGGCGCAGCCGGTTCGTCCGTCACGTCCGGCTACGGGCGGCGGGGCCGCGCGCCCGGCGGGTGCCGCCGGTGCCACTGCAGGGGCAGGCGAGACGCTGCGCCTGCGTGGAGGCCGTGCGGAAGGGGGCGAGGAAGAACGCCGCCCCAGCCGCCGTCCCGGCAGCGCCACGCCCAGCCGCCGCCCCTCGGGTGGTGCGAAAAAGAACAGTGACAGCCGCCGGGCCGGTCGTATCGACGTGCAGGCCGCAATCGAGGGGGATGACGACAAGACCCGTTCGCTCGCCTCGGTCCGCCGCCAGCGTGAGCGTGAACGCCGTCAGGCCGAGCTCGAGCGCCTGCGCTCCGACCAGGTGCGCGTGGTGCGTGATGTCGTGCTGCCTGAAACCATTACAGTGCAGGAACTGGCAAACCGTATGGCCGCCCGTCAGGGCGAAGTCATCAAGGCGCTCATGAAAATGGGTGTGATGGCCACAGTGACCCAGTCGCTCGATGCGGATACCGCTGAGCTGATCGTGCAGGAATTTGGCCACCGCGTGCGCCGTGTATCCGACAGCGATGTGGAAATCGGTATTGAGGGAATCGAGGACAGGCCCGAGGACCTCAAGCCGCGTCCGCCGGTCGTGACCGTGATGGGTCATGTCGATCACGGCAAGACCTCTCTGCTCGACGCGCTGCGCACGACCGATGTCGCCAATGGTGAAGCCGGTGGCATCACCCAGCATATCGGTGCGTATCAGGTCACACTGGCATCGGGTTCGCGCATCACCTTCATCGATACGCCGGGCCACGAAGCCTTTACCGCCATGCGTGCCCGTGGCGCGTCGGTGACGGATGTCGTGGTGCTGGTTGTTGCGGCGGATGACGGCGTGATGCCGCAGACGATCGAGGCCATCAAGCACGCCAAGGCGGCGGATGCTCCGATTATCGTTGCGATCAACAAGTGCGACAAGCCGGGTGCGAACCCCGACCGCGTGCGCCAGGAACTGCTGAACCACGAGATCGTGGTGGAAAGCATGGGCGGTGATACGCAGGATGTCGAGGTCTCGGCCCTGAAGCGGACCGGGCTTGGCAAGCTTGAGGAAGCGATCCTGCTGCAGGCCGAAATCCTTGACCTGAAAGCCAATCCCGACCGGGTTGCCGAAGGTTCCGTGATCGAAAGCCGCCTTGACCGTGGCCGTGGTCCGGTTGCGACCGTACTGGTCCAGAAGGGCACGCTGCGTCGCTCCGATATTGTGGTGGCCGGTGCCGAATGGGGCCGTGTGCGCGCCATGATTGACGACCGTAACCGCCAGCTTGCCGAAGCCGGGCCGTCCATGCCGGTCGAGATCCTGGGCATTACCGGGGTTCCGGGTGCAGGTGAGCCGTTCGTGGTGGTGGAAAACGAGAATCGCGCCCGCGAAATCTCGGAGTTCCGCCAGCGCGTGATCAAGGACCGCATGGCCGCGGGCCAGACCGCCGCGCGCGGTACGCTGGACCAGATGCTGGCCCGTATTCAGGCGGGTGCGCAGAAGGAAGTCGCCGTTCTGATCAAGGCGGACGTGCAGGGTTCGGCCGAGGCGCTGGAAGCCACGGTGCAGAAGCTGGAGCATGAAGAAGTCAAGATCCGCGTGCTCAACGCCACCGTCGGGCAGATCACCGAAAGCGATGTGCAGCTGGCCAAGGCATCGGGTGCCATTATCGTGGCCTTCAATGTCCGCGCCACGGCGCAGGCCCGTGAACTGGCACAGCGTGAGGGCGTGGATATCCGCTACTATTCCATCATCTACCAGGTGGCGGATGATGTGGAACAGCTGGTTCGCGGCAAGATCGCGCCCAAGCATCGCGAGAAGTTCCTGGGTTACGCCGAAATCCGCAAGGTTTTCGAAATCACCAAGGTTGGCAAGGTCGCTGGCTGTTACGTGACCGAGGGTGTGGTCAAGCGTGGCTGTGGCGTACGCCTGCTGCGTGACAACGTGGTGATCCATGAAGGTGACCTGAGCCAGCTCAAGCGCTTCAAGGACGATGTCAAGGAAGTAGCGCGCGGCTATGAATGCGGCCTGTCCTTTGCAGGGTATAACGACCTGCGTGAGGGGGATGTGGTCGAGTGCTATGAAATGGAACTGGTTCCGGCATGA
- the rbfA gene encoding 30S ribosome-binding factor RbfA — MSESGPAGKLAGHSASGPSQRQLRVAEEVRRVLAEIFARTEFRDPDLADVRITVTEVRISPDLKHATVFVARLGRSDVAELLPALKRVTPFLRTRLSHALRLRGVPDLHFQPDTALDYAMEVDTMLRQPEVQRDLKDED, encoded by the coding sequence ATGAGCGAGAGCGGGCCGGCAGGGAAACTTGCCGGCCATTCCGCGTCAGGCCCCTCGCAGCGCCAGTTGCGTGTGGCGGAAGAAGTGCGCCGTGTGCTGGCGGAAATCTTCGCCCGTACGGAGTTCCGGGACCCGGATCTGGCGGATGTGCGCATTACCGTGACCGAAGTGCGTATTTCCCCCGACCTGAAGCATGCAACCGTATTTGTTGCACGCCTTGGCCGCAGCGACGTGGCGGAACTGTTGCCTGCACTCAAGCGTGTGACCCCGTTCCTCCGTACGCGCCTGTCGCATGCGCTGCGCCTGCGCGGTGTGCCCGACCTGCATTTCCAGCCCGATACCGCGCTGGATTACGCCATGGAAGTGGACACCATGCTGCGTCAGCCTGAAGTCCAGCGGGACCTGAAGGACGAAGACTGA
- a CDS encoding MlaD family protein, whose protein sequence is MAERQTTVGAFVLGGALLGVTAIALFGQFHPFSPTNHAMVIFDSPVNGLGVGAPVTFDGVQVGHVEHIAVQFDPQTHQAYIPVTLELEANGARMAGGHGKALDTRELPRLIENGLRAEMHMQSFVTGQEEIDLTFDPGVPAKLHPGLTSMIEIPARESDMQKLTDALTALPLKNIANNADAMLVSIRTLADKLDKDLPPLVDSVRATSDHTRVTVDTATDAIRDLDHRMDSTLTSINHLADSGTAQLDARGSELHTLLVNSNDTVTEARGALAGLHDITAPSSADRSNIDSSLRDLAAAAAALRGFATDVERNPQLLLMGRRN, encoded by the coding sequence ATGGCTGAACGGCAGACCACGGTCGGTGCATTTGTGTTGGGTGGGGCCCTGCTTGGTGTGACCGCCATAGCGCTGTTCGGACAGTTTCATCCCTTTTCCCCCACCAACCACGCCATGGTGATATTCGACAGCCCGGTCAACGGGCTGGGTGTTGGCGCGCCGGTCACCTTCGATGGGGTGCAGGTGGGGCATGTGGAGCATATTGCCGTTCAGTTCGATCCCCAGACCCATCAGGCCTACATTCCGGTCACGCTGGAGCTGGAGGCCAATGGCGCGCGCATGGCAGGCGGCCACGGCAAGGCACTGGACACGCGGGAACTGCCGCGCCTGATCGAAAACGGGCTGCGGGCCGAAATGCACATGCAGAGCTTCGTGACCGGGCAGGAAGAAATCGACCTGACATTCGACCCCGGCGTGCCCGCCAAGCTGCATCCCGGCCTGACCAGCATGATCGAAATTCCCGCCCGTGAATCGGACATGCAGAAGCTGACCGATGCGCTGACCGCGCTGCCGCTCAAGAACATTGCCAACAATGCCGATGCCATGCTGGTCAGCATCCGCACGCTGGCCGACAAGCTGGACAAGGATCTCCCCCCGCTGGTGGACAGCGTTCGCGCCACGTCCGACCACACGCGGGTCACGGTCGATACCGCGACCGATGCCATCCGGGATCTTGACCACCGGATGGACAGCACGCTGACCTCCATCAATCATCTGGCTGACAGTGGCACGGCACAGCTGGATGCGCGCGGCAGTGAACTGCATACCCTGCTGGTCAACTCCAACGATACGGTAACCGAGGCACGCGGGGCACTGGCCGGCCTGCACGACATCACGGCCCCCAGTTCTGCCGACCGTTCCAATATCGATTCGTCGCTGCGCGACCTTGCCGCCGCCGCCGCCGCCCTGCGTGGCTTCGCCACCGATGTGGAACGCAACCCGCAACTGCTGCTGATGGGCCGACGCAATTAG
- the truB gene encoding tRNA pseudouridine(55) synthase TruB yields the protein MRRKRGRPLDGWLVIDKPSGMTSTQVVGRVRYLFDAAKAGHGGTLDPLATGLLPIAFGRATKTVPYIMDGTKRYHFTLRIGEARDSDDAEGAVTATSAIRPDNAAFEAALAAFRGEIMQVPPVYSALKVGGKRSYDMARAGHAPDLPPRPARIDRFELIARPDADTAVFEVESGKGVYMRSLARDIALACGTVGHVAALRRLNVGPFDESHAIPLDKIVPSADNAPAPPDLLLPVATALADIPALALTREEADALSFGQAIDLNQLADRMPEHTDPRSGVVRAMDGARVVGLCRPEGGWLRSVRML from the coding sequence ATGCGACGCAAACGTGGACGCCCGCTTGATGGCTGGCTGGTGATCGACAAGCCATCAGGCATGACATCCACCCAGGTCGTGGGCCGGGTGCGCTATCTGTTCGATGCGGCGAAGGCAGGCCATGGCGGCACGCTGGACCCGCTGGCTACCGGCCTGCTGCCCATAGCCTTTGGCAGGGCGACCAAGACCGTGCCCTACATCATGGATGGCACCAAGCGTTACCACTTCACCCTGCGTATCGGTGAAGCGCGCGATAGTGATGACGCCGAAGGTGCCGTGACGGCCACATCCGCCATCCGTCCGGACAATGCGGCGTTCGAGGCGGCGCTGGCGGCCTTCCGTGGCGAGATCATGCAGGTGCCCCCGGTCTATTCCGCGCTGAAGGTGGGGGGAAAACGCTCTTACGACATGGCGCGCGCGGGCCATGCGCCCGACCTGCCGCCGCGACCCGCGCGCATCGACCGTTTCGAACTGATTGCGCGCCCCGACGCCGATACGGCCGTGTTCGAGGTGGAATCGGGCAAGGGGGTGTACATGCGCTCGCTTGCACGCGATATCGCGCTGGCCTGCGGCACGGTGGGCCATGTGGCGGCACTGCGGCGGCTGAACGTGGGGCCTTTTGATGAATCCCATGCGATTCCACTGGACAAAATTGTCCCGAGCGCCGACAACGCGCCTGCCCCACCGGATCTGCTTCTTCCGGTCGCGACCGCGCTGGCCGACATCCCGGCGCTGGCCCTGACCCGGGAGGAAGCGGATGCCCTGTCATTTGGCCAGGCGATTGACCTGAACCAGCTGGCGGACCGGATGCCGGAACACACCGATCCCCGCTCGGGTGTCGTGCGTGCGATGGATGGGGCGCGCGTGGTCGGGCTGTGCCGCCCCGAGGGTGGGTGGCTGCGATCCGTGCGCATGCTCTGA
- the rpsO gene encoding 30S ribosomal protein S15: MSITAERRTALIGEYRNAETDTGSPEVQVALLTERIVNLTDHLKTHAKDFHSRRGLLMLVGRRRRLLDYVKRKDQARYETLIKRLGLRR, translated from the coding sequence ATGTCGATTACTGCTGAACGCCGCACGGCGCTTATTGGCGAATACCGCAATGCCGAGACCGACACGGGCTCGCCGGAAGTGCAGGTCGCGCTGCTGACCGAGCGGATCGTGAACCTGACCGACCACCTCAAGACCCACGCGAAGGATTTCCATTCCCGCCGTGGCCTGCTGATGCTGGTCGGCCGTCGTCGCCGCCTGCTGGACTATGTCAAGCGCAAGGACCAGGCCCGTTACGAAACGCTCATCAAGCGCCTCGGCCTGCGTCGCTGA